The proteins below are encoded in one region of Sulfolobus islandicus Y.N.15.51:
- a CDS encoding DUF211 domain-containing protein yields MAIRRLVLDVLKPIRGTSIVDLAERISKLDGVEGVNISVTDMDVETMGLMIIIEGTSLNFDDIRKMLEEEGCAIHSIDEVVSGNRIIEGKVKDDL; encoded by the coding sequence GTGGCAATTAGAAGACTTGTTTTAGACGTTCTGAAGCCCATTAGGGGAACATCGATAGTTGACTTAGCCGAGAGGATATCAAAATTGGATGGAGTAGAAGGTGTAAATATAAGTGTCACTGATATGGATGTTGAAACTATGGGATTAATGATAATAATTGAAGGAACTAGTCTCAATTTTGATGATATAAGAAAAATGCTAGAAGAAGAGGGATGTGCAATCCATAGTATTGACGAAGTAGTGAGTGGGAATAGAATAATCGAGGGAAAGGTAAAGGATGATTTGTGA